One part of the Parabacteroides distasonis ATCC 8503 genome encodes these proteins:
- a CDS encoding S41 family peptidase, translating into MKKLLTCIAMGFATTSYAVTPLWMRDVQISPDGTEIAFCYKGDIYKVPAKGGTATQLTTQASYECTPIWSPDGKQIAFASDRNGNFDLFVMPSNGGTAQCLTTHSASEIPSAFTPDGKYVLFSASIQDPAQSALFPTSAMTELYKVPVGGGRTEQVLGTPAEMVCFDKSGKTFLYQDRKGFEDEWRKHHTSSVTRDIWMYDTQTGKHTNLTDHAGEDRNAVFTPDGQTVYFLSERNGGSFNVYSFPLNTPQSITAVTKFKTHPVRFLSTGSDQTLCYTYDGEIYTQRPGSNPQKVRIDLIRDDQEQICDLNSSKGATSATVSPDGKQIALTLRGEVFVTSADYNTTKQITHTPAAETGVCFSPDNRTLAYASERGGNWQLYLAKIARKEEANFPNATIIEEEVLLPSKTVERNYPQFSPDGKELAFIEDRMRLMVVNLETKKVRQVTDGSTWYSTAGGFDYSWSPDGKWFTLRFIGNKHDPYSDIGLVSAQGGEITNLTNSGYTSTSPQWVLDGNAILFTTERYGMRAHASWGSLNDAMLVFMNQDAYDKFRLSKEDYELQKELEKEQKEVTGDKTDDKKKEDKADEKKDEMPKDIVVELKGIQDRILRLTPNSSEMGSAVISKNGETLYYFSAFEDKYDLWKMDLRKKETKLLHKMNTGWANMEMDKEGKNLFLLGSNSMQKMDMGSEKLTPIHYQANLKMDLAAEREYMFDHVYKQEQKRFYNVNMHGVNWDAMTAAYRKFLPHINNNYDFAELLSEYLGELNVSHTGGRFRPQTSGNITANLGLLFDWNHSGKGLLIAEVVEKGPFDHARSKVKAGTVMEKIDGQEITPDMDYSKLLNNKAKKKTLVSLYDPQTKERWEEVVLPISNGDLNGLLYTRWVKQRAADVDKWSNGRLGYVHIQSMGDPSFRSVYSDILGKYNDREGIVIDTRFNGGGRLHEDIEILFSGEKYLTQVTRGREACDMPSRRWNKPSIMLQCEANYSNAHGTPWVYKHQHIGRLVGMPVPGTMTTVSWETLQDPTLVFGTPITGYRLSDGSYLENTQLEPDVKVANSPETVVKGEDTQLRTAVNELLKEIDKK; encoded by the coding sequence ATGAAAAAACTTTTAACCTGCATTGCCATGGGCTTTGCGACTACCAGCTACGCTGTAACCCCTTTGTGGATGCGTGATGTACAAATTTCTCCTGATGGAACAGAGATAGCGTTTTGTTACAAAGGAGATATCTATAAAGTACCGGCCAAAGGAGGAACAGCGACACAACTTACCACCCAAGCATCGTATGAATGCACGCCAATCTGGTCTCCGGACGGAAAACAAATCGCTTTCGCCAGCGATCGTAACGGCAATTTCGATTTATTCGTAATGCCCTCCAACGGTGGAACGGCACAGTGCCTCACCACTCATTCCGCCTCCGAGATTCCATCGGCCTTTACTCCCGACGGCAAATACGTACTCTTCTCCGCATCCATACAAGATCCGGCACAGAGCGCCTTATTCCCGACCTCGGCCATGACGGAACTCTATAAAGTGCCGGTTGGTGGCGGACGCACGGAGCAAGTATTGGGAACACCCGCCGAGATGGTTTGCTTCGATAAATCCGGAAAGACATTCTTATACCAAGATCGTAAGGGCTTCGAGGATGAATGGCGTAAACATCATACCTCATCCGTTACCCGGGATATATGGATGTACGATACGCAAACAGGAAAACATACCAATTTGACTGACCATGCGGGAGAAGACCGGAACGCCGTATTTACCCCGGATGGACAGACGGTTTACTTTCTGAGCGAACGCAACGGAGGGTCTTTCAATGTATATTCATTCCCTCTCAACACCCCACAATCTATAACGGCGGTTACTAAGTTCAAGACACATCCCGTACGTTTCCTCTCTACAGGTAGCGACCAGACATTGTGCTACACATACGATGGCGAGATCTATACACAACGTCCGGGAAGCAATCCGCAGAAAGTGCGGATCGACTTGATACGTGACGATCAAGAGCAAATCTGCGATCTGAATTCCAGCAAAGGAGCTACCTCAGCCACCGTATCCCCCGATGGCAAGCAGATCGCCTTAACCCTAAGAGGCGAGGTATTCGTCACCTCGGCCGATTACAACACGACCAAACAAATCACCCATACCCCGGCCGCCGAAACAGGCGTATGCTTCTCGCCGGATAACCGTACCTTGGCTTATGCCAGCGAGCGTGGTGGTAATTGGCAACTTTACTTGGCTAAGATCGCACGTAAGGAAGAAGCTAATTTCCCGAACGCAACGATTATCGAAGAGGAAGTTCTCTTACCTTCTAAGACCGTAGAGCGTAATTATCCTCAATTCTCACCGGATGGTAAGGAACTCGCTTTCATAGAAGACCGTATGCGGCTGATGGTAGTCAACCTTGAGACGAAGAAAGTACGCCAAGTCACGGATGGTTCCACATGGTATAGCACAGCCGGCGGTTTCGATTACTCATGGTCGCCGGACGGTAAATGGTTCACGCTCCGGTTTATCGGAAACAAGCACGATCCTTATTCGGATATAGGCTTGGTTAGCGCGCAAGGCGGGGAGATCACCAACCTGACCAATAGCGGTTACACCAGCACCTCCCCACAATGGGTACTGGATGGAAACGCCATCCTATTCACCACAGAGCGTTACGGAATGCGTGCGCATGCCTCATGGGGTTCCTTGAATGATGCCATGCTGGTATTCATGAATCAAGACGCTTATGATAAATTCCGCTTGAGCAAAGAGGATTATGAGTTGCAAAAGGAACTGGAAAAGGAGCAGAAAGAGGTAACCGGAGACAAAACCGACGACAAGAAAAAAGAAGATAAAGCCGATGAAAAGAAAGACGAAATGCCCAAGGATATCGTAGTGGAACTGAAAGGAATCCAAGATCGTATCCTACGCCTTACTCCTAATTCCTCCGAAATGGGTAGCGCCGTTATCTCGAAGAATGGCGAGACCTTATATTATTTCTCGGCTTTCGAAGATAAATACGACCTGTGGAAAATGGACTTGCGCAAGAAAGAGACCAAGTTACTCCACAAGATGAATACCGGATGGGCGAACATGGAAATGGATAAAGAAGGTAAGAACCTGTTCTTATTGGGTAGCAATTCCATGCAAAAGATGGATATGGGATCGGAAAAACTAACACCGATTCATTACCAAGCGAACTTAAAAATGGACTTGGCCGCCGAGCGTGAGTATATGTTCGACCATGTCTATAAACAAGAGCAAAAACGGTTCTACAACGTGAATATGCACGGCGTAAATTGGGACGCTATGACCGCCGCCTACCGTAAATTCCTGCCACATATTAATAACAACTATGACTTCGCAGAGTTGCTAAGCGAATATCTGGGAGAACTCAACGTCTCTCACACCGGAGGCCGCTTCCGTCCGCAAACAAGCGGCAATATTACCGCCAACCTAGGCCTACTTTTCGATTGGAACCATAGCGGCAAAGGTTTATTAATCGCTGAGGTAGTGGAAAAAGGCCCGTTCGATCACGCACGTTCCAAAGTAAAAGCCGGTACCGTCATGGAGAAAATAGACGGGCAAGAAATAACCCCGGATATGGATTACTCCAAGCTATTAAACAATAAGGCCAAAAAGAAGACCTTGGTTTCCCTCTACGATCCACAAACCAAGGAACGCTGGGAAGAGGTAGTCTTGCCTATCAGTAATGGAGACTTAAATGGCTTGCTTTATACCCGCTGGGTGAAGCAACGTGCCGCCGACGTGGATAAATGGTCGAACGGACGATTGGGATACGTCCATATCCAATCCATGGGAGACCCTAGTTTCCGCTCCGTTTACTCCGATATCCTAGGTAAGTATAACGACCGGGAGGGAATCGTCATCGATACCCGCTTTAATGGTGGTGGACGTTTGCATGAGGATATCGAGATCTTGTTCAGCGGAGAGAAATACCTCACCCAAGTGACACGTGGCCGGGAGGCTTGCGATATGCCTAGCCGCCGCTGGAATAAACCTTCCATCATGCTCCAATGCGAGGCTAATTATAGTAACGCACATGGAACCCCGTGGGTTTATAAGCATCAACACATCGGACGTTTGGTAGGTATGCCCGTACCGGGAACAATGACTACCGTCTCTTGGGAAACCCTGCAAGATCCAACGCTGGTATTCGGCACACCTATTACCGGTTATCGCCTGTCGGACGGTAGTTACTTAGAGAACACACAGCTGGAACCGGATGTTAAAGTCGCTAATTCTCCGGAAACTGTTGTCAAAGGGGAAGATACGCAATTGAGAACAGCGGTAAATGAATTGCTGAAAGAGATCGATAAAAAGTAG
- a CDS encoding glycosyltransferase family 87 protein: protein MRLKTLATHPVWREPRTVFGVWMLTGVIFAIVKLLIGKYNNYKIFEGVYWHAIEGLTLYGDHYPEYYDSNHYGILFSLIIAPFALLPEWLGIILWIAGNTALLFYAISRLPLSSTQKIIIYWYSYCELMTAQGVQQLNISVAAFILLSFVLILEKKDFWAAGIIMLGTFIKIYPIVGLAFFFFSRQKVRLLASCLFWGLVCFVIPVLYTLGFEYVISQYIDWFERLKVKNMLNMFADPQNISLLGVVRKISGNAEYSDMWLIIPGLILFCIPYLRISQYKYPAFRFMLLANVLLFVVLFSTGSEASGYIIAMIGVAIWYICSVSPHKKYTYWLWIATLVIVGLSTTELVPSIVRNGLIRPYVIKAWPCIVVWLTICYEMCFLDFSHSPYKYITT, encoded by the coding sequence ATGAGATTAAAGACTTTAGCCACCCATCCGGTATGGAGAGAGCCCCGGACTGTATTCGGGGTATGGATGCTAACCGGTGTTATTTTTGCTATTGTCAAGTTGTTGATTGGAAAATATAATAATTATAAGATATTTGAAGGAGTCTATTGGCATGCTATCGAGGGGTTAACCTTATATGGGGATCATTATCCGGAATATTATGATTCAAATCATTATGGAATCTTATTTAGTCTTATCATAGCTCCTTTCGCCCTGTTACCGGAATGGTTGGGTATAATCTTATGGATAGCGGGTAATACCGCCCTATTGTTTTATGCGATTAGCCGATTGCCATTGTCGAGTACCCAAAAAATCATTATTTATTGGTATTCGTATTGTGAGTTGATGACGGCTCAAGGAGTACAGCAACTCAATATATCAGTAGCGGCCTTTATCTTATTATCGTTTGTCTTGATACTGGAGAAAAAGGATTTCTGGGCGGCAGGCATTATTATGCTCGGAACATTTATCAAGATCTATCCGATCGTGGGATTGGCGTTCTTTTTCTTCTCAAGGCAGAAAGTGAGGTTATTAGCCTCTTGTCTTTTCTGGGGATTGGTTTGCTTTGTGATCCCGGTGCTTTATACACTGGGGTTTGAGTATGTGATCTCTCAGTATATAGATTGGTTTGAGCGATTGAAGGTGAAAAATATGTTGAATATGTTCGCTGATCCACAAAATATATCATTATTAGGAGTGGTTCGAAAGATATCCGGGAATGCGGAGTATAGCGATATGTGGCTTATCATACCGGGCTTGATTTTATTCTGCATTCCATATTTAAGGATCTCTCAATATAAATATCCGGCTTTTCGCTTTATGTTGTTGGCTAATGTTTTATTATTTGTCGTATTATTCAGTACGGGAAGCGAGGCGAGTGGATATATCATAGCGATGATAGGAGTCGCTATCTGGTATATATGCAGTGTATCGCCCCATAAGAAATATACTTATTGGCTTTGGATAGCTACCTTGGTGATTGTTGGCTTATCCACTACAGAGCTGGTTCCATCTATTGTCCGGAATGGACTGATCCGTCCGTATGTGATAAAAGCTTGGCCTTGCATTGTGGTGTGGCTGACCATTTGCTATGAGATGTGTTTCTTGGATTTTAGTCATTCTCCCTATAAGTATATCACGACTTAG
- a CDS encoding DUF5723 family protein, with product MNTIYNMYKRGLCALCLLTTVGMSVSAQQIRTSYFMQSSTARTTMNPAYRPERGYVSIPVLGAVGASYGTNGIAVDNFIYPKNGETVTFMDNSVNTESFLNGLKDENQVNMDFGTQVLSGGWYAGKGFWTVDVSIKGLANIRAPKTLFEFMKKGNGSQSTYDIRNIRAYAEAYLETGVGYSRPITDKLTVGGKVKLLWGVGSMDATIDQMHAEMGETSWKVTSTGTLQTNMKGLVPEMEVDEQGRDYYNSFDFDSPGLSGFGMGVDLGATYQLTENIMLSAAVLDLGFISWSKGGSTVGKLDGTFDFNGFDLAIGENNGDIPSMGDQFDAIKEDFENLLHFKKEGESGSTTRLRSTINIGGEYRLLENKLGIGLLSSTRLYSPKAYTELTLSGNYRPVKWFEATLSYSFIHSKFKTYGIALNFSPSWINFFIGSDYMLTKVTPQCLPVSGNAMNLYMGVSVPLKSFAN from the coding sequence ATGAATACTATATATAATATGTATAAGAGAGGTCTGTGTGCTTTATGTTTATTGACCACTGTGGGAATGTCGGTATCCGCCCAGCAAATACGAACTTCTTACTTCATGCAATCTTCTACGGCACGCACGACGATGAATCCGGCGTATCGTCCCGAGAGAGGCTATGTCTCCATTCCGGTATTAGGTGCGGTTGGCGCTTCGTATGGTACGAACGGAATAGCTGTGGATAATTTTATTTATCCGAAGAATGGTGAGACCGTTACGTTCATGGATAACTCCGTGAATACCGAGTCTTTCCTGAATGGCTTGAAGGATGAGAATCAGGTAAACATGGATTTTGGCACGCAGGTTCTATCCGGTGGCTGGTACGCCGGCAAGGGATTCTGGACGGTTGATGTTTCTATCAAGGGCTTGGCGAATATTCGTGCTCCGAAGACATTGTTCGAGTTCATGAAAAAGGGTAATGGATCTCAGAGTACCTATGATATTCGTAATATCAGGGCGTACGCCGAGGCTTATTTGGAGACAGGTGTAGGATATTCTCGTCCTATCACGGATAAGTTGACAGTCGGAGGTAAGGTTAAATTGTTATGGGGCGTAGGTTCTATGGACGCTACGATCGATCAGATGCATGCTGAGATGGGAGAGACTAGCTGGAAAGTTACCTCTACCGGTACCTTGCAGACGAATATGAAAGGCTTGGTCCCGGAAATGGAAGTAGACGAGCAAGGCCGTGATTATTATAATAGCTTTGATTTCGATTCTCCGGGTCTTAGCGGTTTCGGTATGGGAGTGGACTTGGGTGCTACGTACCAATTGACCGAGAATATCATGTTGTCCGCCGCTGTCCTTGATTTAGGTTTTATCAGTTGGAGCAAAGGAGGGAGCACGGTAGGTAAGTTGGATGGAACTTTCGACTTTAACGGCTTTGATCTGGCTATCGGCGAGAATAACGGTGATATACCGAGCATGGGCGATCAGTTTGACGCTATCAAGGAAGATTTCGAGAACTTGCTTCATTTCAAGAAAGAGGGTGAGTCCGGAAGCACTACCCGTCTTCGTTCGACAATCAATATCGGTGGCGAGTACCGTTTGCTGGAAAACAAGTTAGGTATCGGCTTATTGTCAAGCACTCGTCTTTATTCCCCGAAAGCCTATACGGAACTGACATTGTCCGGTAATTACCGTCCGGTGAAATGGTTTGAGGCTACGCTGAGCTACTCATTTATCCATAGTAAGTTCAAGACGTATGGTATCGCCTTGAATTTCTCACCGTCTTGGATCAATTTCTTTATTGGATCGGATTATATGTTGACAAAGGTAACTCCACAATGCTTACCGGTAAGCGGTAACGCCATGAATCTTTACATGGGAGTAAGTGTTCCTTTGAAATCATTCGCTAATTAA
- a CDS encoding DUF4621 domain-containing protein: MKNKHLVMLLLSSCCLAACVDSKYDLSDVNTDDAVMGESWVAPLGMGYVTSDDVVNVEKVPSIREVDGAYVMIYDGEMKIKGKSLRAASDKVEIASEDITTGDIDGLFDGDFVLALTNPHITLKSNVKNASLDCSLSIEAENTSKKEATSSDFTLSTVSPNIWIGPLDPKTDAFKFVKNEKLPGIVQIVPQKIHLSLSADSKQWTNAPADALSELRYAVELPLTPAPEFSAVSVERIEDAFDEDFVDYIFSDGSARIYGEVTNEMPFDMSIEMVIMDENNVPVDIQFPAQEVKGQSGEVIFEITKEDMPKMKDARHIDLNLHLTGRDQGEALKKGQKTTFNLKLKKEGGISI, translated from the coding sequence ATGAAAAACAAACATTTGGTGATGCTATTGCTATCTTCTTGCTGTTTAGCGGCATGTGTGGATAGTAAGTATGATTTAAGCGATGTCAATACGGACGATGCGGTAATGGGTGAGTCTTGGGTAGCTCCCCTCGGTATGGGTTATGTAACGTCGGATGACGTTGTGAATGTAGAGAAAGTCCCTTCCATTCGGGAAGTCGACGGGGCTTACGTCATGATCTATGATGGAGAGATGAAGATTAAGGGGAAAAGCTTACGGGCCGCCTCTGATAAAGTGGAGATCGCCTCGGAAGATATAACGACTGGGGATATCGATGGCTTGTTCGATGGCGATTTCGTTTTGGCGTTAACGAACCCCCACATTACGTTAAAGTCGAATGTAAAGAATGCCTCTTTGGATTGTAGCTTGTCTATCGAGGCTGAGAACACAAGTAAAAAGGAGGCTACTTCCTCTGATTTTACCTTGTCAACGGTGTCTCCTAATATTTGGATCGGCCCTCTTGATCCGAAGACGGATGCTTTTAAGTTTGTCAAGAACGAGAAGTTACCGGGAATCGTACAGATTGTTCCTCAAAAAATACATTTGTCTTTGTCCGCTGATAGCAAACAATGGACGAACGCTCCTGCGGATGCCTTGAGTGAGTTACGTTATGCGGTAGAGCTTCCGTTGACTCCGGCACCGGAATTTAGCGCCGTATCCGTCGAGCGGATCGAGGACGCTTTTGATGAGGATTTCGTAGACTATATTTTCTCGGACGGAAGCGCGAGGATCTATGGAGAGGTTACGAACGAGATGCCGTTCGATATGTCTATCGAGATGGTGATCATGGATGAGAACAATGTACCGGTAGATATCCAATTCCCGGCACAAGAGGTAAAAGGACAATCTGGAGAGGTTATCTTCGAGATCACGAAGGAGGATATGCCGAAAATGAAGGATGCACGTCATATAGACCTAAATTTACATTTAACGGGTAGAGATCAAGGCGAGGCTTTGAAGAAAGGCCAGAAAACGACCTTCAACTTGAAACTTAAGAAAGAAGGTGGTATCTCCATTTGA
- a CDS encoding YebC/PmpR family DNA-binding transcriptional regulator has translation MGRAFEFRKARKFKRWGNMARVFTKLGKEITIAAKQGGPEPENNPRLRVLMQNAKKENMPKENVERAIKRAVSKDFTDYKEMNYEGYGPFGIAIFVETATDNTTRTVANVRSYFNKNGGSLGTSGSLEFLFDHKCVFHIAKKEDLSLEDLELELIDFGVDEVEEDEDEVVLYGEFAQNSAIQKYLEENGFEILSSEFVRIPNDLKEVTPEQRESIEKIIEKLEEDEDVQNVFHNMKEDDSEEE, from the coding sequence ATGGGAAGAGCGTTTGAGTTTCGTAAAGCGAGAAAGTTTAAGCGTTGGGGCAATATGGCCCGTGTATTCACGAAGTTAGGTAAGGAAATCACGATCGCGGCAAAACAAGGTGGGCCGGAGCCCGAGAATAATCCTCGTTTACGTGTGTTGATGCAGAACGCCAAAAAGGAGAATATGCCGAAGGAGAACGTGGAGCGTGCCATTAAACGTGCCGTATCCAAGGATTTCACGGATTATAAGGAGATGAACTATGAGGGATATGGTCCTTTCGGTATCGCTATCTTCGTTGAGACCGCTACGGATAATACGACTCGTACGGTAGCCAACGTTCGTAGTTATTTCAATAAGAACGGTGGTTCTCTGGGAACATCCGGTAGCTTGGAGTTCTTGTTCGACCATAAATGCGTATTCCATATCGCCAAAAAAGAGGATCTTTCTTTAGAAGACCTAGAGTTGGAGTTGATCGACTTCGGTGTAGATGAGGTTGAGGAAGACGAGGACGAGGTTGTTCTTTATGGTGAGTTCGCGCAGAATTCGGCGATCCAGAAATATTTGGAGGAGAATGGTTTTGAGATCTTGAGTAGTGAGTTCGTACGTATCCCGAACGATTTGAAGGAGGTTACTCCGGAACAGCGTGAGTCTATCGAGAAGATTATCGAGAAATTAGAGGAAGACGAAGACGTTCAAAACGTATTCCATAATATGAAGGAAGACGATTCTGAGGAGGAATAA
- the pheT gene encoding phenylalanine--tRNA ligase subunit beta — protein sequence MNISYNWLKEYLDFDLEPEEVAAALTSIGLETGGVEEVQTIKGGLEGLVIGEVLTCEEHPNSDHLHITTVNVGGEAPLQIVCGAPNVAAGQKVVVAVNGTKLYDGDECFTIKRSKIRGVESNGMICAEDEIGIGTDHNGIIVLPADAVVGTLAKDYYNVKSDYVLEVDITPNRVDATSHFGVARDLAAYLKQNGKPAELRRPSVDAFKIDDETPGVEVVVENTEACPRYSGVTIKGVTVKESPEWLQNRLRVIGLRPINNVVDITNFILHELGQPLHSFDAGKIKGNKVIVKAAEAGTKFVTLDGVERTLTDRDLMICNVEEPMCIGGVFGGLDSGVTEETTDVFLESACFHPTWIRKTARRFGLNTDASFRFERGLDPNNTMYVLKRAALLIQELAGGKITGAVQDVYPAVAEPYTVEVTYEKINTLIGKDIPVETVKSILASLEMEIVSETAEGLTLHVPVYRIDVQRDVDVIEDILRIYGYNNVEFSDNVKSNLSYQTPTDRSWKLQNLISEQLCGCGFNEIMNNSLTRSAYYTDLSVYPEAHCVMLMNPLSADLNCMRQTLLFGGLESIEYNMKRKKGNIRFYEFGNCYDYNIDNKKEDETLAQFSEDYRLGIWVAGNRVENNWAHPDEKSSVYELKAYVENILVRLGVDMKRVIFGNLTNDIYSSGLSITTGSGRQLGTMGIVSKKLRKMLDIDMEVYYAELSWTQLMKEIKKAKVTFSEISKFPAVKRDLALLLDKSVQFSEVEKIAKDSDRKLLKEVSLFDVYEGKNLPAGKKSYAVSFFMQDESKTLNDKQIDAIMKKIQTNLEQKLGAQLR from the coding sequence ATGAATATATCTTACAATTGGCTGAAAGAGTATCTTGATTTCGATCTGGAGCCAGAAGAAGTTGCTGCGGCGCTTACCTCTATCGGTTTGGAAACCGGTGGAGTAGAGGAAGTTCAAACCATTAAGGGCGGACTTGAGGGACTGGTTATCGGTGAAGTGTTAACTTGTGAGGAACACCCGAATTCTGACCATTTACATATAACGACCGTAAATGTAGGTGGCGAGGCTCCTTTACAAATCGTATGTGGCGCCCCGAACGTGGCTGCCGGACAGAAAGTGGTCGTAGCCGTGAACGGCACGAAACTGTACGACGGTGATGAATGCTTTACGATCAAGAGATCCAAGATCCGTGGCGTTGAGTCCAACGGTATGATTTGCGCCGAGGACGAGATAGGTATCGGTACCGACCATAACGGTATTATCGTACTTCCCGCCGACGCTGTTGTAGGTACGTTAGCTAAAGATTATTATAATGTAAAGAGCGACTACGTGCTGGAGGTGGATATCACCCCGAACCGTGTAGACGCTACTTCCCATTTCGGTGTCGCCCGTGACTTGGCCGCTTATTTGAAGCAAAACGGCAAGCCCGCCGAATTGAGACGTCCTTCGGTAGACGCTTTCAAGATCGACGACGAGACACCGGGCGTAGAGGTCGTGGTAGAGAATACGGAGGCTTGTCCCCGTTATTCCGGTGTTACGATCAAGGGCGTTACGGTGAAGGAGAGCCCGGAGTGGTTACAAAACCGTTTGCGTGTGATCGGCCTTCGTCCCATCAATAACGTAGTGGATATAACGAACTTTATCCTGCATGAGTTAGGGCAGCCTTTACACTCTTTTGACGCGGGTAAGATCAAAGGAAATAAAGTGATTGTCAAGGCAGCCGAGGCTGGTACGAAATTCGTCACGTTGGATGGCGTGGAGCGTACGTTGACCGATCGTGACTTGATGATTTGTAACGTCGAGGAACCGATGTGTATCGGTGGCGTGTTCGGCGGTTTGGATTCCGGCGTGACGGAGGAGACCACCGACGTATTCTTGGAATCCGCTTGTTTCCATCCGACGTGGATTCGCAAGACCGCCCGTCGTTTTGGCTTGAATACGGACGCTTCTTTCCGCTTCGAGCGTGGTTTGGATCCGAACAATACGATGTATGTATTGAAACGTGCCGCCTTGTTGATACAAGAGTTGGCGGGAGGTAAGATCACGGGTGCCGTACAGGATGTTTATCCTGCCGTGGCGGAACCGTATACGGTTGAGGTGACTTACGAGAAGATCAATACGTTGATCGGTAAGGATATTCCGGTAGAAACCGTGAAAAGTATCTTGGCAAGCCTTGAGATGGAGATCGTATCCGAGACTGCCGAGGGCTTGACTTTGCATGTTCCCGTATATCGTATCGATGTGCAGCGTGATGTAGACGTGATCGAGGACATTCTTCGTATCTACGGATATAATAACGTGGAGTTCAGCGATAACGTGAAGTCCAATTTAAGTTACCAGACTCCTACGGATCGTAGCTGGAAATTGCAGAACTTGATCTCGGAGCAACTTTGCGGTTGTGGTTTCAACGAGATCATGAACAACTCCTTGACACGCTCCGCTTATTATACGGATCTGTCTGTTTATCCGGAAGCGCATTGTGTCATGTTGATGAACCCGTTAAGCGCTGATTTAAACTGCATGCGTCAGACCTTGTTGTTTGGCGGCTTGGAGAGCATCGAGTATAACATGAAACGTAAGAAAGGCAATATCCGTTTCTATGAGTTCGGTAATTGCTATGATTATAATATTGATAATAAGAAGGAAGATGAGACCTTGGCGCAGTTCAGTGAGGATTACCGTCTAGGCATCTGGGTAGCCGGCAACCGAGTGGAGAACAACTGGGCGCATCCGGACGAGAAATCTTCCGTTTATGAGTTGAAGGCTTACGTAGAGAATATCTTGGTCCGCTTGGGCGTGGATATGAAACGGGTTATTTTCGGTAACTTGACGAATGATATCTATTCTTCGGGCCTAAGCATCACGACCGGTTCCGGACGTCAATTGGGTACGATGGGTATCGTAAGCAAGAAACTTCGTAAGATGTTGGATATCGATATGGAGGTTTATTACGCTGAGTTGTCGTGGACCCAATTGATGAAGGAGATCAAGAAGGCGAAAGTAACCTTCTCCGAGATTTCCAAGTTCCCGGCCGTTAAACGTGACTTGGCGTTGTTGCTTGATAAGAGCGTACAGTTTAGCGAGGTCGAGAAAATCGCTAAGGATAGCGATCGCAAGCTATTGAAGGAAGTATCTCTGTTTGACGTTTACGAGGGCAAGAATCTTCCGGCGGGCAAGAAGTCGTATGCCGTAAGCTTCTTCATGCAAGATGAGAGCAAGACTTTGAACGATAAGCAGATCGACGCTATCATGAAGAAGATCCAGACGAATCTGGAACAAAAGCTAGGTGCTCAATTGAGATAA
- the trmD gene encoding tRNA (guanosine(37)-N1)-methyltransferase TrmD, with amino-acid sequence MRIDILTVLPEMIEGMINCSIVKRAQDKGLAEIHLHNLRDYTTNKWRRVDDYPFGGEAGMVMQIEPIDRAISALKSEREYDEVIYTSPDGETLNQPMANSMSLLNNMIILCGHYKGIDYRIREHLITKEISVGDYVLTGGELAAAIITDAVVRLIPGAIGDEQSALSDSFQDDLLAPPVYTRPADYKGWKVPEVLLSGHQRKIEEWRLQQAQERTARLRPDLLK; translated from the coding sequence ATGCGTATAGATATACTTACCGTACTTCCCGAGATGATCGAGGGGATGATTAATTGCTCTATCGTCAAGAGGGCGCAAGATAAAGGATTAGCGGAGATTCATTTACATAACCTACGGGATTACACCACTAATAAATGGAGGCGGGTGGATGATTATCCGTTCGGAGGAGAGGCCGGAATGGTGATGCAGATCGAACCGATAGACCGGGCGATCTCAGCGTTGAAAAGCGAACGGGAATATGACGAGGTAATCTATACCTCCCCGGATGGCGAGACACTCAACCAGCCCATGGCCAACAGCATGTCTTTACTAAATAATATGATTATCCTCTGCGGGCACTATAAAGGGATCGACTATCGTATCCGTGAGCATTTGATAACGAAAGAGATATCCGTAGGAGACTATGTCCTTACCGGAGGAGAGCTGGCCGCCGCTATCATAACCGACGCCGTGGTACGCTTGATACCGGGAGCGATCGGCGACGAGCAAAGCGCCCTCTCCGACTCCTTCCAAGATGACTTACTGGCCCCGCCTGTTTATACACGTCCCGCCGATTACAAAGGTTGGAAAGTACCCGAGGTACTATTATCCGGGCACCAGCGCAAGATCGAAGAATGGCGCTTGCAACAAGCACAAGAGCGTACGGCACGCCTCCGGCCGGATTTATTGAAATAG